The genomic interval GAACTGACCTCAGCCGGAATACCGCTGTTTTACTGGAAAGGCAAAAACAGCGCTGAATTTGAATTTGTCACGGTAAGCAGCAGCAATGTCATTCCGATAGACGTAAAGAAAAAACACGGCACCCTGAAATCCCTTGAGAAATTCCGCGAACATAACAGCTGTAAACTTGCAGTCAAAATTTCTGCCAACAAATATGGGTACAGCCCCGAACAAAAACTGCTTACAGTACCGCTGTATCAAACCTTCCTGCTTGCAGACAGCATCAAAAACAACACCCTTGTCGAACATAGCAGAATTTCGTGACTGATCTGAAAACAAGTAGCCCGTAAAATGAACAATCTCCCCGCAGGGGGAGGTTGTTTTATTACGCTCAACGTCAGGCGCGGGCAAAATTTACAAGTCGTGTACTTATTAGTCGCGCACGGACGCGAACAGAATTTACGAGCCGTGTACTTGTCAGTCGCGCACGGGCGCGAACAGAATTTACAGTATTATCGTAGCAAATATTTTCCACGTGTCAACATTCGTGTCTGCCGCTGCTTATAACTGCGGAAAGACCGTTCATACATGTAATTTCAGCCATCGCGAATTTTTTCTTTCATTTACTCCTCAAACTATAAATCCTCAGGTTCTGCTGCTCTGTGCTCAATGCGTTTTCCCTGCAACATCAAAAGAAACTTATCATAATAGGCGCAAATCTGCTCCTTACTGCAATTCAAAACGTGTCTGTCCGCATAATCATTAAGCACCTCGCAGCAAATTTCAAGCTCAGGCACGACACGGGCATTTTTAGGGTCAGACATTGAAAGCCGCGTGTACTCCACCGCTTTATCAACAAAAGCCCTTTTCCTCTGCGCGTCATTATCAAATCGCACAGCGCGCCTCACCTCATTGCCGATATTCACCATCTGTTCAACAAGAGACAGACTAAACCAGCGTTCGGCTAAAACTGAATCCATCTGCAAATCACCTCTGTTGCTCTCGCCTCAATTTCGGGATCCAAAACATTCAACCCTCCGCGAAGAAAACCATGCAACTGATTGTTATGTATATTTATAAAAGAATCATACTCTAAAATATCTTCAAGCATACTCTTACCGAACCAAAGATTAAAACCCCATAAGTCAATTTCACGCGAGCCATTCTGTATTTTTAAGTAATCTGCCAACTGATAATGCATATCTGCGTCCAACGCAACAAGCCCCTTATCAATATCAACGACACCTTTGACAAATCCGTTAGGAAAATCGTTCAGCTGTTCTATCTCCTGCATAGTCATAACCTTAGTTAAAATAATCATATTTGCTCACCTCATATATCGGCTTTGTCAATATCGTATTTTAACTCTGCACAGCGCCGCGCGGAGCCGCTGTTCCCCAGTTCCCTGAAAAATTCGCCGGCAGGGCGTACACGACCGGACTGCATATCCGAATAACCCTTTTGCAGTTCCGCGTCAAGTTCTTCAACGTCCATACTGCTTATGTCAGGCACGTTTGACACCGGAAGTTTTACGTCAAAAGGCAGTCCCCTGCGCAAAACAATTTGCTTGTAGAACATATTCACGGCGCTTGACGCGGAAACGCCGAGAGAAGACAATATCGCCTCCGCCTGTTCCTTAACCTGAGGCTCTATTCTTGCATACAAATTCGCAGATTTGGCAGCCATATTTTTACCTCCGTCCTTGTACAACACGCCAATATTTTACAACATAGTACACACAAACGCAACACAAACACCCTACAATCGCAAAAAATCCGAACAGTATTGTACAACTAAACAAAAAATATTCCCCGCGCAGGCGGGGAGATTGCTTATTTACGCTCAACCTCAGGCACGTACACGTGCCTGTAATCAAGATTTTCAAACAGCTCAATCAAAGAACTCTCATAAGCCGCCTCGTCAAAATACGAAACCATAACGCCTCACCCCAATTACCCATAACTATTATGCAATATATTACAGCATTTTCAGTTCAACGTGAGACCGCAAAATTGCTTTGAAAATAACCTCGTACAGCGGTTCATAATTCTGCGTTTTATCCGCCGCGGCAAGCGCCTCAATATACTCGTCTTTATCCTCAGTCCTGATATACAAGGGCGTAATGCTCGACCGTACCAGCTGCATATTCATAAAAGCTCTTGCTGTTCTTCCGTTGCCGTCCGCAAAAGGATGAATAACGGTAAGGCGGTGATGTATGCGGCATATTTCCTGTATATATTTGCTGAGCGGCTTGCTGAAACGCTGCTCAAAACTTCTTTTCACCTCTGTATCGAGTGCAGCAAGCTCATTCGCTATGTCGTTATGGTCTACTGTTTCAAATTTTGCTCCAATAACAAGAGTATTATTTTTCCTCGTTGAACCGCCAAACTCAGGATGCGGATAATACGCGAAAAGCTTTTGATTCAGCGACATTGTCTCAAAAACAGACAGTTTATCTTTATGTTCTTCGGTAAAAATATGTTGGTAAATATCATAATGGCCGGCGGCGGACATATACGCGTCGCTGCCGGTATCAGAACAATAACAGCTGTTCTGTTTCTTAAGTCTCAAATCAGTAACTATCTCGCTTATCTGCTCTATATCAACGTCCAGACCTTCAATTCTGCTGTCGTTATAAATATAATTATTTTGGAAAACAAACCTTGCGCGGTCATTGCCGTCTGTGGCAAGCTGCTTAAAATAACAGTCAAACAACCCTGCATACAGCTTAGCGTAAGACAAATGTTTTGCCCTGCGTTTTTTCTCCGGCGCATATTTGGCAATGCTTTTTCTAAGTTCAGAAGGTTCCGTATTTACGCTTATTGCGTGTATTACATACGCAATTCTGAACAGGCAGGCTTGAAAACTTACACCAAAATAATCCGCTATTTCAAGAACGTCGTCAAAACTGATATAACCGCCGGCATTTTTGCGTTTATTAACCTGGTGCTTCAAATCTGCATACGGCATAAGCACAGCCGAAGCAAAGGACTCCGCAAACTTCTCGGTTGCAGACTGAGGAGACATAGGGCATACAACGCTCTTGCCTGTATCTCGAAAATGGTGGCACAATTCATGTACAGCAGTATAGCGCTGGCGCGTTATGGGACGATTGGCGTTAATCCCGACTACAGGCACATCATCACCGTCAGCAGCCGGTACATACACCCCTTCAAGTTTATGAAAATTTGAAATTGAAAAAATAATTCCCTCGTCCTTAAGCATTTGAAAAGGATTAAGAGGGAAAACAATTTTGGAATTGCCAAAATATGCTTTTAAGAACGCCTGCGCCATCTTTTCGGCGCTCTCAAACTTACTCGCCTGCTCTCTGAAACTATTCATGCGCCGCTTTTGCTTTCATCTGCTCTTTGAAACGTATTAAATTCATAATTTCTGCTTGGTCATTCTCATCAAGCTTTTCAAAACTGCGGGCAAAAAATGCTACGGACTCGTCTGTTTTCACTCCCGAAAGCAGAAAATCCGACGACACGCCGAACAGCTCGCACAGTTTTGCAAGTTCATCGGCAGACAGCTTCCGGTTGCCGTTTTCCAGTTGTGAAAACGACGCCCTGTTAATGCCAAGAAAATTTGCGACGTACTCCTGAGACAAATGCAGCTGACTGCGAAATTGTTTAATTCTCTCGTTAATAGTGCTCATTTCTCTTCCTCCCAACAAAAAATTGCAGCCTGAACACCTGCGGTAAAGGGTTGTACTGCACAAAGATTTAAGTCTGTTTTATTAAAGCGGAAATATTATACTCCTGTTTGTTAGAAAATACAACATATATTTTAGAAAATCTAACAATTTCAACAGCGTCATCCGTCGCAAAATCTCAAAAATCAGCATTTGCAATACATAAATCGTATTTCAACTCTGCAATTTACAAGCCGTGTACTTATCAGCCGCGCACAGGCACGGGCAGAATTTTTTACGCGATAGAAGAAAACAGGAGAGCGTCTCGCTCTCCTGTTACGGCTCTATTCTAAACCAAGAACTTGTCTGCCACAGTGCCACATGTCCTCACCAACAGAATCGGGCGGAAACATTTTCCATTCGTAGTATTCACCAAAAGAATGTACAACTGTGCCGTCTTCTGCGTAGTATGTTGTAGATATACTTCTGGATGCAGGTTCATCAATTTTGTACTCCGAATATTCTACATAATAAACAGGAGTTTTGGAAGATTCCAAAATTTTTTTCCACTCAGCTTGTGCTTGCGGAGTGCACAGAACACATTTTTTCCACATCCTGAACGTGTCGTCTGTCCGCCTAACTGAAGATATATCTACGGAGAAAATAGAGTTGTCGTTTCTGCCTGTTTCCACCCAGTTCGCCGCAAGTGCTGTTGAAACGCAGGTTATTGCAATGAGTGCCGCGAGTATGAATACGGTCAGCTTTTTCATTCTGTCCACCACCTATTGTATGATAACAGTATTATACAACAAAACACAAAAAATTTTTAATTCACACAAGCGGGGGACTGTTCAGTCCCCCGCCTGCCGCTTACGTCAGATGTTTTCCGAATTTACGCTGCCTTTTTCCCGTTCAACGTATTCGGTGATGAGCTGTTTTATGGCGCTTTTTGCGGTCGTGCCTTTGCAGCCTATCACTTTCCTGAATGACCTGTAAAGCCTTTCGGGAATTTCACTTCCCACATGAATTATTCTTCCTGACATTGTTTTTTCCCTCCTTTCAACAAACTTAGCAAGTTCTCCTCAATTAGCAGTTGGTAATTTGTCATTGATAATTGATTTTTATTGTCATTGTTTTTATCCCTTCTTACATTCTTTCTTCCGCCATACGGAGCAGCCAGCCTTTAAGCGGGTTCAGTTTTTCCTGTATTCTTTCAAGACGCCTGACTACCGTCATGTGCGACACTTGCAGCCCCGCGGCAATCTGCCGTCTGCTTTTTCCCTCGTAGAGCGCGAAGACTATGCTCATTTCTTCCGGCGTGAGCAGAAGCTCAACTTTTTCAAACATATCCGTTTCGCGCTCCGCCCATTCCACGCCGCGGTCTTCGCCGGCAAGCAGTTCAATTTCTTCCGTTATCGGCACCGATTCGCCGTACAGATTTTTCTTCTGTTTCCGCAGAATTTCGGCGTTGAAATTTATAATGCGTCTCATCCGCCGCTGCAGCCTGTTAAGGAAATATTTGTCTTTCCGCATTTTCGGCACGATACGGATAAGCGCTATGCGCCCTATCTGCACCAAGTCCTGCGTTTCCGCGCCCTGCCCCTCGTATTTAAGCGCAAGGCTTTTTATCAGGGGGTCAAATCTTTCAACCGCTTCTTCTGCTTCCTCTGCCGTCATTTCGCAGCCGTCTTCTTCCGGCTCGTTTTCAGGCGCGTATTCCGCGCTTGCAAAGAGCATTGCTTCGTTTTCTTCCGTTTCAATTTTCGTGTACGCCAATTCCATTATTTACCTCCCGCCTGCAGGCGGCTTTATTCATTCATTGCCAAATTTCGCTGTAAGCGAAAAACGGCAATCCCGCGCAA from Candidatus Equadaptatus faecalis carries:
- a CDS encoding type II toxin-antitoxin system RelB/DinJ family antitoxin, which encodes MAAKSANLYARIEPQVKEQAEAILSSLGVSASSAVNMFYKQIVLRRGLPFDVKLPVSNVPDISSMDVEELDAELQKGYSDMQSGRVRPAGEFFRELGNSGSARRCAELKYDIDKADI
- a CDS encoding helix-turn-helix transcriptional regulator; amino-acid sequence: MSTINERIKQFRSQLHLSQEYVANFLGINRASFSQLENGNRKLSADELAKLCELFGVSSDFLLSGVKTDESVAFFARSFEKLDENDQAEIMNLIRFKEQMKAKAAHE
- a CDS encoding Fic family protein; the encoded protein is MNSFREQASKFESAEKMAQAFLKAYFGNSKIVFPLNPFQMLKDEGIIFSISNFHKLEGVYVPAADGDDVPVVGINANRPITRQRYTAVHELCHHFRDTGKSVVCPMSPQSATEKFAESFASAVLMPYADLKHQVNKRKNAGGYISFDDVLEIADYFGVSFQACLFRIAYVIHAISVNTEPSELRKSIAKYAPEKKRRAKHLSYAKLYAGLFDCYFKQLATDGNDRARFVFQNNYIYNDSRIEGLDVDIEQISEIVTDLRLKKQNSCYCSDTGSDAYMSAAGHYDIYQHIFTEEHKDKLSVFETMSLNQKLFAYYPHPEFGGSTRKNNTLVIGAKFETVDHNDIANELAALDTEVKRSFEQRFSKPLSKYIQEICRIHHRLTVIHPFADGNGRTARAFMNMQLVRSSITPLYIRTEDKDEYIEALAAADKTQNYEPLYEVIFKAILRSHVELKML
- a CDS encoding sigma-70 family RNA polymerase sigma factor encodes the protein MELAYTKIETEENEAMLFASAEYAPENEPEEDGCEMTAEEAEEAVERFDPLIKSLALKYEGQGAETQDLVQIGRIALIRIVPKMRKDKYFLNRLQRRMRRIINFNAEILRKQKKNLYGESVPITEEIELLAGEDRGVEWAERETDMFEKVELLLTPEEMSIVFALYEGKSRRQIAAGLQVSHMTVVRRLERIQEKLNPLKGWLLRMAEERM